Within Bacteroidota bacterium, the genomic segment TGCTTTCACAAATTTATGGATTCGGGCAAATGAAGGCTCGTTGCCAAAACGCCCGAAATGTTTTCTATCTATATCTACATAAAATATTTCAAACTCTTTTAAATACGATTCCAATATCGCCATGGTTTGTTGTTGGTCTTGCCCGGGAGGAGGCACCAGATATAAAGCACAGAACAATGCACCTGCACTAGGATCGCGGTCGCTAACTAATTTTTGAAGTTTTTTTGCACGCTCTTCAAATAATTGCTGCATGGTAGTTTCATAAGTTGCTTTAAGTGAATCGGACATCGCACCACTGCGGAAGTTCTTGGCCGTTTCAGAAATTTCTTTATAGGATTCGTTATTCCTTAAAAAGAAATACTGCAATTCCTCATTGTTTTTATCACCTTTAATGGTGTACGGAATTTCTTTATTTTCAACATCAATAATTAATTCAACATGGGTAACGGAATCTAAATATACAGGGATATTGGTAGATGAGTTATTATACCTGATTATGTAAAAATGAGGGGTGCCACCATTGCCTTTAAAATTGAACAGGCCATACTCGTCAATCTGAGTGCTGTCGATGGTTTTCACACCTTCGAAAGATACTTCTGTGAGTTCTACTTTATTAATACCTTTAAAGGTTTTGAAACGGCCTTTCAACTCATAGCCTTTTTTCTTTTGTGCGTCAGTATCATCATTGCTCGAAGAACATGCAACAATGGCAAAGTTCAAAATTAAAGATGCTGCTATTATATATTTTTTCATAAATTTATTGTTCATTATTTTCTTCAAATATTATATGGTATTTTTCAAGTTCGCTAAGGATGGGCAAATATAATTCTTTTTGGGTAGGAATTATAACGCCCCTTGCAGCTATTTTGTTTCTAAGTATCAATTTGGCCGCCAAACCCAAGGGTAATCCTACCGTTTGAGCCATTGCCGTATGGAGTTGGTCTTTACCTTTCACTATTAATGTGGAAGTACTTTTCCGCTTTCTCCCTTGGTGTTCGTATTCAAAAATATGGTGCATCACAATCATGTCCAGTTCTTGTGGTTCCAATCGCCATTTCCGTGCCAATAAATTTTGAATTATTTGTGCAGGTGTATGCAAACCATTCGGAATAAGTTCTTCGCTATATAAACCCAACCATTGTATATTTTGTTCGATGCGGCGGATAGTTTCTTGGTTGATAGAAATTGATTTTATATAATCATTTATACTATTATATCCTTTGGGCAAATAACTTTCAACCCAGTTTTTATAACTCAAACTATTGCAATCAACTTTATAGGAATCATCTGTGAGCCCCAGCGAAACCAATACATTCCAGCCTTCGCAAAATGGAGGAATGCGTAAGGTGCCACGCAAAACTTCTGTAGCACTTTGCAGTTGATAAGGTATTATATAGTTCAGTGAATCACGATTGGCATAGGCTTCATATATTCCTTTTTCGCCCAAATCTATGGTTTCCAATTCGCTAAAAATGCGTTGCGGAGTTATATAATGTATCTTTCCATTTTTTAGAAATTGTGCGGTAGCTTGTCCCGCCAAAATAACATTGCGGGGATTCCAAGTGAA encodes:
- a CDS encoding TlpA disulfide reductase family protein, with protein sequence MNNKFMKKYIIAASLILNFAIVACSSSNDDTDAQKKKGYELKGRFKTFKGINKVELTEVSFEGVKTIDSTQIDEYGLFNFKGNGGTPHFYIIRYNNSSTNIPVYLDSVTHVELIIDVENKEIPYTIKGDKNNEELQYFFLRNNESYKEISETAKNFRSGAMSDSLKATYETTMQQLFEERAKKLQKLVSDRDPSAGALFCALYLVPPPGQDQQQTMAILESYLKEFEIFYVDIDRKHFGRFGNEPSFARIHKFVKAQSSTAIGTEMENFTLNNPDGKVISLKDFRGKYVLVDFWASWCRPCRAENPNVLKAYSKYHNKGFEILGVSLDTDKTKWVAAIKADGLDWAHVCEMKAWDADIARKFNVSSIPFSVLVDKNGKIIAKNLRGEALEEKLKEVMGE
- a CDS encoding saccharopine dehydrogenase C-terminal domain-containing protein — its product is MKKILVIGAGLSSASLIDYLLEQSSEQGWQVTVGDMDIAMATSKCHNHPNARPIQFDIQNEKQRAEEIAACDIVISLLPPMLHPLAAVDCVKLGKHLVTASYVSPFMQDLHEEAVKKDIILLNECGLDPGIDHLSAMKVMDEIRERGGEITSFRSYCGGLVAPEFDNNPWHYKFTWNPRNVILAGQATAQFLKNGKIHYITPQRIFSELETIDLGEKGIYEAYANRDSLNYIIPYQLQSATEVLRGTLRIPPFCEGWNVLVSLGLTDDSYKVDCNSLSYKNWVESYLPKGYNSINDYIKSISINQETIRRIEQNIQWLGLYSEELIPNGLHTPAQIIQNLLARKWRLEPQELDMIVMHHIFEYEHQGRKRKSTSTLIVKGKDQLHTAMAQTVGLPLGLAAKLILRNKIAARGVIIPTQKELYLPILSELEKYHIIFEENNEQ